Proteins found in one Aethina tumida isolate Nest 87 chromosome 1, icAetTumi1.1, whole genome shotgun sequence genomic segment:
- the LOC109608340 gene encoding uncharacterized protein LOC109608340 — protein MHRICLSVFGIFVLAGVFGLGHGFGVERRSVAVERGADDYPDYQLGVKYDEYPMIVPKKRTALLVNRLMVALKEAIDEEQKEYAGNKDYLSKTYADMTPEDIRSMDLQRRGHTNSGQQKGRYWRCYFNAVTCF, from the exons ATGCATCGAATTTGTTTGTCCGTTTTTGGGATTTTTGTTCTGGCCGGTGTTTTCGGGTTGGGACATGGGTTTGGGGTAGAGAGGAGGAGTGTCGCCGTCGAAAGGGGGGCCGACGACTATCCGGATTATCAGCTTGGCGTCAAATATGATGAGTACCCT atgatTGTGCCGAAGAAGCGGACCGCTTTACTGGTGAACAGGCTAATGGTGGCTCTGAAAGAGGCGATCGACGAAGAGCAGAAGGAATACGCGGGAAACAAGGATTATTTGTCCAAGACCTATGCGGACATGACCCCAGAGGATATTAGATCA aTGGATTTGCAGAGAAGAGGTCATACAAATAGCGGCCAGCAAAAAGGACGCTACTGGAGATGTTACTTCAATGCGGTCacttgtttttaa
- the LOC126264254 gene encoding uncharacterized protein LOC126264254 codes for MANVQQRRRKNLLNDHLLDNLREYYRKHVLNEEPTDDGHLVTYESRQVLKAMAACNWDIWAYLERQQTPPCNKCAACRRYADDVDFVDDSCLDNSVDTTNDNSEESEDSDEDIGEEKKLPFTVKIRWDDYKNATNDLKIYFTNSFRKPDARKNLWGMKLNGKKKQNLNAEQKVMMDIIECVSTKFFVSFQSVRRVLDSCLLTCYKCYNC; via the exons ATGGCGAACGTTCAACAGCGTCGCAggaaaaacttattaaacgaCCATTTGCTGGACAATCTGCGTGAATATTATCGAAAACACGTCTTGAACGAAGAGCCGACTGACGATGGACATTTGGTTACCTACGAATCGCGTCAAGTGTTGAAAGCTATGGCGGCGTGCAACTGGGATATCTGGGCGTATTTGGAGCGCCAACAAACACCCCCATGCAACAAATGCGCGGCTTGCAGAAGGTACGCGGATGATGTGGATTTTGTTGATGACTCTTGCCTTGATAATTCCGTTGACACGACCAACGACAATTCGGAAGAGTCCGAAGATTCCGACGAGGACATTGGAGAGGAGAAAAAATTACCTTTTACAGTG AAAATACGTTGGGACGATTACAAAAACGCGACTAATGACTTGAAGATTTACTTCACTAATTCGTTTAGGAAACCAGATGCGAGGAAAAATCTTTGGGGGATGAAGTTAAATGGCAAAAAGAAGCAAAATCTAAATGCCGAACAGAAGGTTATGATGGATattattgaatgtgtttcgACTAAATTCTTCGTCAGTTTTCAATCGGTGCGAAGAGTCCTTGATTCTTGTTTGTTgacttgttacaaatgttataattgttaa